A single window of Nicotiana tomentosiformis chromosome 1, ASM39032v3, whole genome shotgun sequence DNA harbors:
- the LOC138908991 gene encoding uncharacterized protein: MVSVPIATPPTHPDKGGGQGGRKRPRGGGQARYYAFLGRTEAVVSDVIITIIVSVFHRDVSVLFDPGSAYSYMSSYFASYLDMSRDSLSTLVYVSAPVRDSIVVDRVHCSFLVTIGGYETRVDLLQYNMVHFDMILDMDWLSPYHAILDCHAKIVTSN, encoded by the coding sequence ATGGTTTCTGTTCCAATTGCTACTCCACCTACACATCCAGATAAAGGTGGAGGACAAGGGGGTAGAAaacgtcctagagggggaggccaagcccgTTATTATGCTTTCCTTGGTAGGACTGAGGCTGTTGTATCAGATGTTATCATCACAATTATTGTTTCGGTTTTTCATAGAGAtgtatcagttttatttgatccgggttctgcttattcatatatgtcatcctattttgcgtCATATTtagatatgtctcgtgattctttgagtactcttgtttatgtgtctgcACCCGTTagggattctattgtggtagaccgGGTCCATTGTTCTTTCTTGGTTACTATTGGGggctatgagactagggttgacctTCTGCAATATAATATGGTGCATTTTGATATGATTTTggacatggattggttgtcaccatatcacgctattcttgactGTCATGCTAAGATCGTGACGTCTAATTGA